One stretch of Arachis hypogaea cultivar Tifrunner chromosome 20, arahy.Tifrunner.gnm2.J5K5, whole genome shotgun sequence DNA includes these proteins:
- the LOC112783160 gene encoding uncharacterized protein isoform X1 → MDPKFRRVGFEPDPNQSQYPLTVPPPRLLSERTAAVPVPEIGFRRQFPGDRIPIGSYNPSLALLGTSPSAASTPTSEYRDGDGEFSEDSSGWFLRSESSFAVTEFDLPAKPLENSSENCLTGSVNSKNVAGSRAGAIAGTTAERMEGTAKEERNDVPSISKPVKANTTKAERRALQEAQRAAKATSKADGRAEPGKGVKQSSGKKDGPPVTSSTAADKKSGGRSWEKERKKDVPPPRMQFDDKSRVEKAKRRALVNQTEAVNRVELFRHLPQYEYGSQLPKLESKLFQIDSVHPSVFKVGLRYLAGGTSGDNARCIEMLRAFQEAIRDYSTPPEKALVRDLTAKIGSYVSFFTECRPLSISMGNAIRFVKSRIAKLPLSHSESEAKATLYSDIDRFINEKIILAAKVIVGHAATKVRDGDVLLIYGSSSVVEMILLYAHELGKQFRVVVVDSRPKLQSQALIRRLLAKGVDCTYTLINGVSYVMHEVTRVFLGASAVLSNGTVYSRIGTACVAMVAHAFHVPVLVCCEAYKFHERVQLDSICSNELGDPNAVATVPGRMNVNYLDNWTSEDNLQILNLMFDVTPSDYISAIVTDHGMVPPTSVPVIVREYGREHLI, encoded by the exons ATGGACCCCAAATTCAGGCGCGTCGGTTTCGAACCCGACCCGAACCAATCCCAATATCCGCTTACTGTGCCCCCGCCACGTCTTCTCTCCGAGAGAACCGCCGCCGTTCCTGTTCCGGAGATAGGGTTCCGGCGTCAGTTCCCGGGAGATCGAATTCCGATTGGGAGTTACAACCCTTCCCTGGCGCTGCTCGGAACCTCGCCATCAGCGGCGTCCACGCCTACTTCCGAGTATCGCGATGGCGACGGAGAATTCTCCGAGGATTCCTCCGGCTGGTTCCTTCGCAGCGAATCGAGTTTTGCCGTCACAGAGTTCGATTTGCCGGCGAAGCCTCTGGAAAATTCCTCGGAGAATTGTTTAACCGGGAGTGTGAATTCGAAAAATGTAGCCGGATCCAGAGCCGGAGCTATAGCCGGAACCACCG CAGAAAGGATGGAAGGAACTGCCAAAGAAGAACGCAACGATGTGCCCTCAATTTCGAAGCCAGTTAAGGCAAACACTACGAAGGCTGAGAGACGAGCCTTGCAGGAGGCACAAAGAGCTGCAAAAGCTACTTCTAAAG CTGATGGCAGAGCAGAACCTGGTAAAGGTGTGAAGCAGTCTTCCGGGAAGAAAGATGGACCTCCTGTAACATCTTCGACAGCTGCTGACAAGAAATCAGGTGGTCGTTCTTGGGAGAAAGAGAGGAAAAAAGATGTTCCTCCTCCACGTATGCAATTTGACGACAAAAGTAGAGTTGAAAAGGCCAAAAGGCGTGCATTAGTCAATCAAACTGAAGCTGTAAACAGAGTTGAATTATTTCGTCATTTGCCTCAATACGAATATGGTTCTCAGCTTCCTAAGCTTGAATCAAAGCTTTTCCAAATTGATTCAGTGCATCCTTCTGTGTTCAAG GTTGGATTGCGTTACTTGGCAGGAGGTACATCTGGTGATAATGCTCGTTGTATTGAAATGCTCAGAGCCTTTCAAGAAGCAATCAGAGACTACTCTACTCCTCCTGAAAAAGCTCTTGTTAGGGACTTAACTGCAAAAATTGGTAGTTATGTTTCATTTTTCACTGAATGCAGGCCTCTTTCTATTAGCATGGGAAATGCAATTAGATTTGTAAAGAGTCGTATTGCCAAGTTGCCTTTAAGTCATTCTGAATCTGAGGCAAAAGCAACTCTTTATTCTGATATTGATCGATTCATAAATGAGAAAATAATTCTTGCTGCTAAGGTGATAGTTGGACATGCTGCTACAAAGGTTAGGGATGGAGATGTTCTTCTAATATATGGATCATCATCTGTTGTGGAGATGATTCTTTTATATGCTCATGAGCTTGGGAAACAGTTCCGTGTTGTGGTGGTAGATTCGCGACCAAAGCTTCAAAGTCAGGCCTTAATCCGTAGGTTGTTGGCAAAGGGAGTCGATTGTACATATACTCTAATAAATGGTGTTTCTTATGTCATGCATGAAGTCACACGAGTTTTTCTGGGAGCTTCTGCTGTTCTATCTAATGGAACTGTATATTCAAGAATTGGGACTGCATGTGTTGCTATGGTGGCTCATGCATTTCATGTTCCTGTATTGGTCTGTTGTGAAGCTTATAAGTTTCACGAAAGAGTCCAACTTGATTCAATATGTTCCAATGAACTAG GTGATCCCAATGCTGTTGCCACGGTTCCTGGAAGAATGAATGTAAATTATCTAGACAATTGGACCAGTGAAGACAATTTGcagattttgaatttgat GTTTGATGTCACTCCTTCAGATTATATCTCAGCAATTGTTACAGACCATGGAATG GTCCCTCCGACAAGTGTGCCCGTAATTGTACGCGAATACGGTCGAGAGCACTTGATTTAG
- the LOC112783160 gene encoding uncharacterized protein isoform X2 produces the protein MDPKFRRVGFEPDPNQSQYPLTVPPPRLLSERTAAVPVPEIGFRRQFPGDRIPIGSYNPSLALLGTSPSAASTPTSEYRDGDGEFSEDSSGWFLRSESSFAVTEFDLPAKPLENSSENCLTGSVNSKNVAGSRAGAIAGTTERMEGTAKEERNDVPSISKPVKANTTKAERRALQEAQRAAKATSKADGRAEPGKGVKQSSGKKDGPPVTSSTAADKKSGGRSWEKERKKDVPPPRMQFDDKSRVEKAKRRALVNQTEAVNRVELFRHLPQYEYGSQLPKLESKLFQIDSVHPSVFKVGLRYLAGGTSGDNARCIEMLRAFQEAIRDYSTPPEKALVRDLTAKIGSYVSFFTECRPLSISMGNAIRFVKSRIAKLPLSHSESEAKATLYSDIDRFINEKIILAAKVIVGHAATKVRDGDVLLIYGSSSVVEMILLYAHELGKQFRVVVVDSRPKLQSQALIRRLLAKGVDCTYTLINGVSYVMHEVTRVFLGASAVLSNGTVYSRIGTACVAMVAHAFHVPVLVCCEAYKFHERVQLDSICSNELGDPNAVATVPGRMNVNYLDNWTSEDNLQILNLMFDVTPSDYISAIVTDHGMVPPTSVPVIVREYGREHLI, from the exons ATGGACCCCAAATTCAGGCGCGTCGGTTTCGAACCCGACCCGAACCAATCCCAATATCCGCTTACTGTGCCCCCGCCACGTCTTCTCTCCGAGAGAACCGCCGCCGTTCCTGTTCCGGAGATAGGGTTCCGGCGTCAGTTCCCGGGAGATCGAATTCCGATTGGGAGTTACAACCCTTCCCTGGCGCTGCTCGGAACCTCGCCATCAGCGGCGTCCACGCCTACTTCCGAGTATCGCGATGGCGACGGAGAATTCTCCGAGGATTCCTCCGGCTGGTTCCTTCGCAGCGAATCGAGTTTTGCCGTCACAGAGTTCGATTTGCCGGCGAAGCCTCTGGAAAATTCCTCGGAGAATTGTTTAACCGGGAGTGTGAATTCGAAAAATGTAGCCGGATCCAGAGCCGGAGCTATAGCCGGAACCACCG AAAGGATGGAAGGAACTGCCAAAGAAGAACGCAACGATGTGCCCTCAATTTCGAAGCCAGTTAAGGCAAACACTACGAAGGCTGAGAGACGAGCCTTGCAGGAGGCACAAAGAGCTGCAAAAGCTACTTCTAAAG CTGATGGCAGAGCAGAACCTGGTAAAGGTGTGAAGCAGTCTTCCGGGAAGAAAGATGGACCTCCTGTAACATCTTCGACAGCTGCTGACAAGAAATCAGGTGGTCGTTCTTGGGAGAAAGAGAGGAAAAAAGATGTTCCTCCTCCACGTATGCAATTTGACGACAAAAGTAGAGTTGAAAAGGCCAAAAGGCGTGCATTAGTCAATCAAACTGAAGCTGTAAACAGAGTTGAATTATTTCGTCATTTGCCTCAATACGAATATGGTTCTCAGCTTCCTAAGCTTGAATCAAAGCTTTTCCAAATTGATTCAGTGCATCCTTCTGTGTTCAAG GTTGGATTGCGTTACTTGGCAGGAGGTACATCTGGTGATAATGCTCGTTGTATTGAAATGCTCAGAGCCTTTCAAGAAGCAATCAGAGACTACTCTACTCCTCCTGAAAAAGCTCTTGTTAGGGACTTAACTGCAAAAATTGGTAGTTATGTTTCATTTTTCACTGAATGCAGGCCTCTTTCTATTAGCATGGGAAATGCAATTAGATTTGTAAAGAGTCGTATTGCCAAGTTGCCTTTAAGTCATTCTGAATCTGAGGCAAAAGCAACTCTTTATTCTGATATTGATCGATTCATAAATGAGAAAATAATTCTTGCTGCTAAGGTGATAGTTGGACATGCTGCTACAAAGGTTAGGGATGGAGATGTTCTTCTAATATATGGATCATCATCTGTTGTGGAGATGATTCTTTTATATGCTCATGAGCTTGGGAAACAGTTCCGTGTTGTGGTGGTAGATTCGCGACCAAAGCTTCAAAGTCAGGCCTTAATCCGTAGGTTGTTGGCAAAGGGAGTCGATTGTACATATACTCTAATAAATGGTGTTTCTTATGTCATGCATGAAGTCACACGAGTTTTTCTGGGAGCTTCTGCTGTTCTATCTAATGGAACTGTATATTCAAGAATTGGGACTGCATGTGTTGCTATGGTGGCTCATGCATTTCATGTTCCTGTATTGGTCTGTTGTGAAGCTTATAAGTTTCACGAAAGAGTCCAACTTGATTCAATATGTTCCAATGAACTAG GTGATCCCAATGCTGTTGCCACGGTTCCTGGAAGAATGAATGTAAATTATCTAGACAATTGGACCAGTGAAGACAATTTGcagattttgaatttgat GTTTGATGTCACTCCTTCAGATTATATCTCAGCAATTGTTACAGACCATGGAATG GTCCCTCCGACAAGTGTGCCCGTAATTGTACGCGAATACGGTCGAGAGCACTTGATTTAG
- the LOC112783160 gene encoding uncharacterized protein isoform X4: MEGTAKEERNDVPSISKPVKANTTKAERRALQEAQRAAKATSKADGRAEPGKGVKQSSGKKDGPPVTSSTAADKKSGGRSWEKERKKDVPPPRMQFDDKSRVEKAKRRALVNQTEAVNRVELFRHLPQYEYGSQLPKLESKLFQIDSVHPSVFKVGLRYLAGGTSGDNARCIEMLRAFQEAIRDYSTPPEKALVRDLTAKIGSYVSFFTECRPLSISMGNAIRFVKSRIAKLPLSHSESEAKATLYSDIDRFINEKIILAAKVIVGHAATKVRDGDVLLIYGSSSVVEMILLYAHELGKQFRVVVVDSRPKLQSQALIRRLLAKGVDCTYTLINGVSYVMHEVTRVFLGASAVLSNGTVYSRIGTACVAMVAHAFHVPVLVCCEAYKFHERVQLDSICSNELGDPNAVATVPGRMNVNYLDNWTSEDNLQILNLMFDVTPSDYISAIVTDHGMVPPTSVPVIVREYGREHLI, from the exons ATGGAAGGAACTGCCAAAGAAGAACGCAACGATGTGCCCTCAATTTCGAAGCCAGTTAAGGCAAACACTACGAAGGCTGAGAGACGAGCCTTGCAGGAGGCACAAAGAGCTGCAAAAGCTACTTCTAAAG CTGATGGCAGAGCAGAACCTGGTAAAGGTGTGAAGCAGTCTTCCGGGAAGAAAGATGGACCTCCTGTAACATCTTCGACAGCTGCTGACAAGAAATCAGGTGGTCGTTCTTGGGAGAAAGAGAGGAAAAAAGATGTTCCTCCTCCACGTATGCAATTTGACGACAAAAGTAGAGTTGAAAAGGCCAAAAGGCGTGCATTAGTCAATCAAACTGAAGCTGTAAACAGAGTTGAATTATTTCGTCATTTGCCTCAATACGAATATGGTTCTCAGCTTCCTAAGCTTGAATCAAAGCTTTTCCAAATTGATTCAGTGCATCCTTCTGTGTTCAAG GTTGGATTGCGTTACTTGGCAGGAGGTACATCTGGTGATAATGCTCGTTGTATTGAAATGCTCAGAGCCTTTCAAGAAGCAATCAGAGACTACTCTACTCCTCCTGAAAAAGCTCTTGTTAGGGACTTAACTGCAAAAATTGGTAGTTATGTTTCATTTTTCACTGAATGCAGGCCTCTTTCTATTAGCATGGGAAATGCAATTAGATTTGTAAAGAGTCGTATTGCCAAGTTGCCTTTAAGTCATTCTGAATCTGAGGCAAAAGCAACTCTTTATTCTGATATTGATCGATTCATAAATGAGAAAATAATTCTTGCTGCTAAGGTGATAGTTGGACATGCTGCTACAAAGGTTAGGGATGGAGATGTTCTTCTAATATATGGATCATCATCTGTTGTGGAGATGATTCTTTTATATGCTCATGAGCTTGGGAAACAGTTCCGTGTTGTGGTGGTAGATTCGCGACCAAAGCTTCAAAGTCAGGCCTTAATCCGTAGGTTGTTGGCAAAGGGAGTCGATTGTACATATACTCTAATAAATGGTGTTTCTTATGTCATGCATGAAGTCACACGAGTTTTTCTGGGAGCTTCTGCTGTTCTATCTAATGGAACTGTATATTCAAGAATTGGGACTGCATGTGTTGCTATGGTGGCTCATGCATTTCATGTTCCTGTATTGGTCTGTTGTGAAGCTTATAAGTTTCACGAAAGAGTCCAACTTGATTCAATATGTTCCAATGAACTAG GTGATCCCAATGCTGTTGCCACGGTTCCTGGAAGAATGAATGTAAATTATCTAGACAATTGGACCAGTGAAGACAATTTGcagattttgaatttgat GTTTGATGTCACTCCTTCAGATTATATCTCAGCAATTGTTACAGACCATGGAATG GTCCCTCCGACAAGTGTGCCCGTAATTGTACGCGAATACGGTCGAGAGCACTTGATTTAG
- the LOC112783160 gene encoding uncharacterized protein isoform X3: MCPQFRSQLRQTLRRLRDEPCRRHKELQKLLLKALLMLLIVVLYPADGRAEPGKGVKQSSGKKDGPPVTSSTAADKKSGGRSWEKERKKDVPPPRMQFDDKSRVEKAKRRALVNQTEAVNRVELFRHLPQYEYGSQLPKLESKLFQIDSVHPSVFKVGLRYLAGGTSGDNARCIEMLRAFQEAIRDYSTPPEKALVRDLTAKIGSYVSFFTECRPLSISMGNAIRFVKSRIAKLPLSHSESEAKATLYSDIDRFINEKIILAAKVIVGHAATKVRDGDVLLIYGSSSVVEMILLYAHELGKQFRVVVVDSRPKLQSQALIRRLLAKGVDCTYTLINGVSYVMHEVTRVFLGASAVLSNGTVYSRIGTACVAMVAHAFHVPVLVCCEAYKFHERVQLDSICSNELGDPNAVATVPGRMNVNYLDNWTSEDNLQILNLMFDVTPSDYISAIVTDHGMVPPTSVPVIVREYGREHLI, translated from the exons ATGTGCCCTCAATTTCGAAGCCAGTTAAGGCAAACACTACGAAGGCTGAGAGACGAGCCTTGCAGGAGGCACAAAGAGCTGCAAAAGCTACTTCTAAAG GCTCTGCTTATGCTTTTGATAGTTGTTCTGTATCCAGCTGATGGCAGAGCAGAACCTGGTAAAGGTGTGAAGCAGTCTTCCGGGAAGAAAGATGGACCTCCTGTAACATCTTCGACAGCTGCTGACAAGAAATCAGGTGGTCGTTCTTGGGAGAAAGAGAGGAAAAAAGATGTTCCTCCTCCACGTATGCAATTTGACGACAAAAGTAGAGTTGAAAAGGCCAAAAGGCGTGCATTAGTCAATCAAACTGAAGCTGTAAACAGAGTTGAATTATTTCGTCATTTGCCTCAATACGAATATGGTTCTCAGCTTCCTAAGCTTGAATCAAAGCTTTTCCAAATTGATTCAGTGCATCCTTCTGTGTTCAAG GTTGGATTGCGTTACTTGGCAGGAGGTACATCTGGTGATAATGCTCGTTGTATTGAAATGCTCAGAGCCTTTCAAGAAGCAATCAGAGACTACTCTACTCCTCCTGAAAAAGCTCTTGTTAGGGACTTAACTGCAAAAATTGGTAGTTATGTTTCATTTTTCACTGAATGCAGGCCTCTTTCTATTAGCATGGGAAATGCAATTAGATTTGTAAAGAGTCGTATTGCCAAGTTGCCTTTAAGTCATTCTGAATCTGAGGCAAAAGCAACTCTTTATTCTGATATTGATCGATTCATAAATGAGAAAATAATTCTTGCTGCTAAGGTGATAGTTGGACATGCTGCTACAAAGGTTAGGGATGGAGATGTTCTTCTAATATATGGATCATCATCTGTTGTGGAGATGATTCTTTTATATGCTCATGAGCTTGGGAAACAGTTCCGTGTTGTGGTGGTAGATTCGCGACCAAAGCTTCAAAGTCAGGCCTTAATCCGTAGGTTGTTGGCAAAGGGAGTCGATTGTACATATACTCTAATAAATGGTGTTTCTTATGTCATGCATGAAGTCACACGAGTTTTTCTGGGAGCTTCTGCTGTTCTATCTAATGGAACTGTATATTCAAGAATTGGGACTGCATGTGTTGCTATGGTGGCTCATGCATTTCATGTTCCTGTATTGGTCTGTTGTGAAGCTTATAAGTTTCACGAAAGAGTCCAACTTGATTCAATATGTTCCAATGAACTAG GTGATCCCAATGCTGTTGCCACGGTTCCTGGAAGAATGAATGTAAATTATCTAGACAATTGGACCAGTGAAGACAATTTGcagattttgaatttgat GTTTGATGTCACTCCTTCAGATTATATCTCAGCAATTGTTACAGACCATGGAATG GTCCCTCCGACAAGTGTGCCCGTAATTGTACGCGAATACGGTCGAGAGCACTTGATTTAG
- the LOC112783162 gene encoding uncharacterized protein isoform X1 codes for MDVRKIVVIVEDEEVARTALKWALHNIIRYGDIITLLHVYHSSSSSSSRTRTRSKSRLLRLNGYQLALSFQHICNSHPNTKVEIIVTEGDQEGTKIAATVRELGASVLVVGLHDHSFLYRLAMAHSPNSMARHFNCRVLAIKQPPTPPLRPSVSVLDSATNMDFSQIDISRLKVPQMPPPKTPYRICPDPYAIIWRLRRARRS; via the exons atggatGTGAGGAAAATAGTGGTGATTGTGGAAGATGAAGAAGTTGCAAGAACAGCTCTAAAATGGGCACTTCACAATATCATTCGCTACGGCGACATAATCACATTGCTTCATGTTTAccattcttcatcttcatcatcttcaagAACAAGAACCAGATCAAAATCTCGCCTTCTTCGCCTCAATGGTTACCAATTAGCCCTCTCCTTTCAACACATCTGCAATAGCCACCCCAAC ACAAAGGTTGAGATTATTGTCACGGAAGGGGATCAAGAAGGGACTAAGATTGCTGCTACGGTTCGAGAGCTTGGAGCTTCTGTTCTTGTGGTTGGACTCCATGATCATAGCTTTCTTTACAG ATTGGCTATGGCCCATTCCCCAAATAGCATGGCCAGACATTTCAACTGCAGAGTACTAGCAATCAAGCAGCCCCCTACACCACCACTGAGACCCAGTGTATCAGTTCTAGACAGTGCAACCAACATGGACTTTTCTCAGATCGATATTTCTAGATTAAA AGTACCTCAAATGCCTCCACCAAAAACACCATACAGGATATGCCCCGACCCATATGCAATTATTTGGAGGCTAAGGAGGGCGAGGAGAAGCTGA
- the LOC112783162 gene encoding uncharacterized protein isoform X2, with amino-acid sequence MDVRKIVVIVEDEEVARTALKWALHNIIRYGDIITLLHVYHSSSSSSSRTRTRSKSRLLRLNGYQLALSFQHICNSHPNTKVEIIVTEGDQEGTKIAATVRELGASVLVVGLHDHSFLYRLAMAHSPNSMARHFNCRVLAIKQPPTPPLRPSVSVLDSATNMDFSQIDISRLKIVVLAEYLKCLHQKHHTGYAPTHMQLFGG; translated from the exons atggatGTGAGGAAAATAGTGGTGATTGTGGAAGATGAAGAAGTTGCAAGAACAGCTCTAAAATGGGCACTTCACAATATCATTCGCTACGGCGACATAATCACATTGCTTCATGTTTAccattcttcatcttcatcatcttcaagAACAAGAACCAGATCAAAATCTCGCCTTCTTCGCCTCAATGGTTACCAATTAGCCCTCTCCTTTCAACACATCTGCAATAGCCACCCCAAC ACAAAGGTTGAGATTATTGTCACGGAAGGGGATCAAGAAGGGACTAAGATTGCTGCTACGGTTCGAGAGCTTGGAGCTTCTGTTCTTGTGGTTGGACTCCATGATCATAGCTTTCTTTACAG ATTGGCTATGGCCCATTCCCCAAATAGCATGGCCAGACATTTCAACTGCAGAGTACTAGCAATCAAGCAGCCCCCTACACCACCACTGAGACCCAGTGTATCAGTTCTAGACAGTGCAACCAACATGGACTTTTCTCAGATCGATATTTCTAGATTAAA AATTGTTGTTCTTGCAGAGTACCTCAAATGCCTCCACCAAAAACACCATACAGGATATGCCCCGACCCATATGCAATTATTTGGAGGCTAA